The Bacteroidota bacterium nucleotide sequence GGATTTCCTCCGAAACAAGCATTTTTTTAATTTCACTCTCAAAATTTATAAGAGCAAAGGTCTTTTCAAAAGAATCTTCAGAAATTTTATTCATCTATAACCTACATTCTCCAGGAATCATAATTCAACGGATCAGCCAGATAAATGCCAGTCATTCCATGGCTGATAATAAGATCCCTAATTGAGTCATTACAAAAAATGTATGTTCGAATTCCATTCACTCTGAATACAGAGCGATCCCTTATGGCCGTCTCCAGTAGAATGATTTTTTTCACTTCATCAATTGTAGGCACTTCTTCTGACGGAATCTCTTTGATCTTATCCGGTGTCCATTTTACAATTTTTTTAGACCCAGAATTCCATGTTTCTGCAATATAATCTGACTTTTCCCAGTTAAACGCATCTACATTCTTGAGGATGTGCATAAGCCAATAGTTGGAATTCAAGCTTTGTCTATCAAAATACAAATTCACTTTGAAAAAAATAGCGTTCATGTCTCCCGAAGATTCTATCAAGGTTTTCAATTCAGAAGAAACAATTGGCAGTGGCATTACACCACTTAAAAGATCAGGAAAGGCAATAGGTTTTTTATCGCAGAACAGGTTAATTAAAGGTGGATCAACTATTGATTCTCCCTTTAACATTAACTCTGCCAGATCTGGTGAATATTCCGCTTTTGTAACAAATGCATTCCCTGGTTTTGTATCACGTTCAAGAATGAAATAATTCACGCTCATTTTTTTCTCAATTTAAGTTCACCTGAATCAAATTTACCAATTATTTCGTCAACCAAGTTATTCACTTTCGTCAAAGCCTTATCCGAATTTTTATCAATCAAAAAGGCGTCATAAATTACCTGAAGTTTAGTTTGTATTAAATTATTGTAAGACTCAGGATGTGGCCCCAAATGCTGGGGTAGTTTTTCCCAAATTTTAATTTCAGGAAACTCCGTCAAAATTCCCGGATTTTCCTTAAGGACATTTGCGTAGGGCTTACTCAATAATGGAATTCCATTTTGAGCCGCACTTTCAATATCAAAACCAATTTTTCTGAGGAATGGGCCAAAAGTCGCATCATTCGCAAAATTAAACTCAATGACGTGATGGCATTGAAACAAGCTTTGAAATTTCTCTGGTATCTTAATTCCAACTTTTTCCATTTCCAAAAAAACATTTACCCTGAAAGCCTTGTTTCTTTTTACAATCTCTACAGCTTCCTTTTCTGCTACATCTGTCGTTTTTTGACCTGCTTTTTTCTTCGCCGCATCCTTCGCCATCTGATCCTCTAACTGTTGCATTTCCGGTGTAAGTGAAATAGGGGGTTTCTCACCTTTCAGGAAACGGAGTATTTCAAACCATTTGAAAAGTACACCCGTAACTACCTTGATACTTCCGTCTACCCTGAGTTGCTTTTTCTGTTCATCGGTAAGCCATGGGGCAAAACTATAGACCCACTCTCCTGCACCGTAAATAATATCAGCAATAATTACAGCATCGAAGAACGGCGCAGCATTTGCCAGTACGACCATTAAAGCTGCAAAATGCTCCGAGATCACTCCAGCAACAGCCATCCATGCCGATCGGAAAGCATTCTGTAGAAATAACCTCATCGCCCATCCTACTCCCAGTTCGGCAACAGAGTCTCCTAAAATGGCAACAAGAGCTTCCGCAACAAGATCAATTAAAAGCCCAACCAGGTAAGCAATAGCTGCAACGATCAGATCTATAAGCACTACAATAAGAAGCACCAATGCGATGATGGCGAGAACAAGAAGAACAATAGCAATCACAATGGCGATGATAGTGAGTACGATCTCTACCACTAAAAGAATGATGTCACCAATAACAGAGAGGATCTGGCGGGCCCAATACGTAGCTTCCCATTCACTTGCTAATTGCTCGGCTTCACTATCAATTGCATCTTTAGCATCTGTTACCATTCCGCGATTTTCTTCCAGCACGTCATCCACTTTTCCTGTGATCTCCGTTTTTCCGTCGATCAATTCCTGTGACCATTGCGCAACACTGTCAGCGGCGGTCTTATCCATTCCCGCTAGACATTGATCAACCGCATCCTTCATTGCATCGGTTGCTTTTGTTCTTGTCTCCAGCAATGTTTTCAGAATACCTGCCTGCGCTTGCGTGGCTGTAGTGGTAAATTCGGTTGATACGGTCTTACAGTTGGATTCAACTTGTATTTTCAGATTGTCGATCAGCGTAACAGCTTTAGTTGAGCAATCATTGTAAGCTGCTGTTTTGAGCGCAACTTTTAACTTGTCCGATTTTCAGGGGAGCTTACAATTCCATACTGTGCATTTTCAAGTTTATTTAATCAACCAATCCCATTGTTGTCCACTCATCAAGTACGTCGAAAAAAGCAACATCTATATCAGGCGCCTGGCTGCTCCACCATATCAAACTCTTCGCGGGAGAAGTTGCAGTATTAAGACACAAATAACCTCCACCACCATTGGAGAAAAGTGTAATAACATCTTTCAGATCAAAATCTATTCTGATGTTCTGAAGAATTCCCCATTCTTCCGTGCTGAGGGGAGTAATAGAGGCAGATGGTAGCGGCCCCATTGCTTCCGAGCCAGCCTGGAACCATCCATCATGTAAACCACTATAGAATTTCTGTAACGGTTCAGGTAGTGCTTGCCATATTGTAGCAACATCTGGTCTTATCTTTTTCTCAAGTGGATTCCGGCCTTCCCTGAAATGAATTTTTCCTTTCACATCAAAGGAGTAAAGAAGTGAAGTTCCATAGTCACTTGCAATAAGTTCTACCTGCTTTAAAAATTCCGTCATTGCCA carries:
- a CDS encoding AHH domain-containing protein: MDKTAADSVAQWSQELIDGKTEITGKVDDVLEENRGMVTDAKDAIDSEAEQLASEWEATYWARQILSVIGDIILLVVEIVLTIIAIVIAIVLLVLAIIALVLLIVVLIDLIVAAIAYLVGLLIDLVAEALVAILGDSVAELGVGWAMRLFLQNAFRSAWMAVAGVISEHFAALMVVLANAAPFFDAVIIADIIYGAGEWVYSFAPWLTDEQKKQLRVDGSIKVVTGVLFKWFEILRFLKGEKPPISLTPEMQQLEDQMAKDAAKKKAGQKTTDVAEKEAVEIVKRNKAFRVNVFLEMEKVGIKIPEKFQSLFQCHHVIEFNFANDATFGPFLRKIGFDIESAAQNGIPLLSKPYANVLKENPGILTEFPEIKIWEKLPQHLGPHPESYNNLIQTKLQVIYDAFLIDKNSDKALTKVNNLVDEIIGKFDSGELKLRKK